The Limanda limanda chromosome 13, fLimLim1.1, whole genome shotgun sequence genome has a window encoding:
- the ptmab gene encoding prothymosin alpha-B, producing the protein MADTKLESGSDLSVKDLKEKKLVEEKENGKDAATNGKEKEENGEPELDDEEDEEVDEEDEEDDVEGDEEDEEEDEDEGEGGTKRAAEDDDDDDDDDDDEDDVKTKKQKTDDDD; encoded by the exons ATGGCCGACACCAAACTCGAGTCCGGCTCCGACCTCTCTGTCAAG gacctgaaggagaagaagctggtggaggagaaggagaacggTAAAGATGCTGCCACCAACGGGAAG gagaaggaggagaacgGCGAGCCTGAGctagatgatgaagaggatgaggaggtggacgaggaggacgaggaagatgATGTCGAAG GTgacgaggaagacgaggaggaagatgaagacgagGGTGAGGGTGGCACAAAGCGAGCAGCAGAggacgatgacgatgatgatgacgatgatgatgatgag GACGACGTCAAAACCAAGAAGCAGAAAACGGACGATGACGATTGA
- the LOC133018007 gene encoding CYFIP-related Rac1 interactor B-like — MGNLIKVLTRDIDNNGGNFFLDFENAQPSQSETAVWEKVNEVLMEARVILEDLQAYRGAGEEIRQAIQSPGVERVQEKAWSAVVPLVAKLKTFYEFSQKLESSLQCLLDVLTSSGSTPTQHLEQKQALARQFAHIMHFTLRFDELKMTNPAIQNDFSYYRRTISRMRINNQSGEASNEVNNEMANRMSLFYACATPMLKTLSDATSKFVSDNPDVPLENTTDCLSTMASVCKVMLETPEYRSRFTSEETVLFCLRVMVGVIILYDHVHPAGAFVKTANIDMKGSIRVLKEQPPSSVEGLLNALRYTTKHLNDETTSKQIRNMLQPN, encoded by the exons ATGGGGAACCTGATCAAAGTGTTGACCAGAGACATCGACAACAATGGTGGAAACTTCTTCCTGGACTTTGAga ACGCTCAGCCCTCACAGTCGGAGACGGCCGTGTGGGAGAAGGTGAACGAGGTGCTGATGGAGGCCCGGGTCATCCTGGAGGACCTGCAGGCgtacagaggagcaggagaggagataCGACAG gccatCCAGAGTCCTGGAGTGGAGCGTGTGCAGGAGAAGGCGTGGTCAGCCGTGGTTCCTCTGGTCGCTAAACTGAAAACCTTCTATGAGTTTTCCCAGAAGCTCG AGTCCAGTTTGCAGTGTCTCCTGGACGTCCTCACCAGCTCCGGCTCCACTCCCACTCAACATCTGGAGCAGAAACAGGCCCTGGCTCGTCAGTTCGCTCACATCATGCACTTCACGCTGCGGTTCGACGAGCTCAAG ATGACCAACCCTGCCATCCAGAACGACTTCAGCTACTACCGCCGAACCATCAGCCGCATGCGAATCAACAACCAGTCG GGCGAAGCCAGCAACGAGGTCAACAACGAAATGGCCAATCGGATGTCTCTGTTTTACGCCTGCGCCACGCCGATGCTGAAGACGCTAAGCGACGCCACGTCAAAGTTCGTGTCAGAC AATCCAGATGTTCCACTTGAAAACACGACAGACTGTCTGAGCACGATGGCCAGTGTCTGTAAAGTGATGCTGGAAACACC gGAGTATCGCAGTCGCTTCACCAGTGAGGAGACGGTGTTGTTCTGCCTCCGTGTGATGGTCGGCGTCATCATCCTGTACGACCACGTTCACCCGGCCGGCGCCTTCGTTAAGACGGCCAACATAGAC ATGAAAGGCAGCATCAGAGTGTTGAAGGAGCAGCCGCCCAGCAGCGTGGAGGGATTACTCAACGCTCTCAG